The Trypanosoma brucei gambiense DAL972 chromosome 10, complete sequence genome has a segment encoding these proteins:
- a CDS encoding syntaxin, putative: protein MDTSSELFIRDRFSEFVCKRNALCGSGVQSLPYVSSIAVDSNVETVGCGNPPWCRAVEGFSALERTVREKLKRLFERQYEFLQPKFVSDEEEENMKQGEIGKEAQEVQKLLKELERMVSGCDLHRRAPSEDERRVSCNVKRYLSLHLLELTQMFRGGQILFATKLKQREEKVNRYKLIGSPEAHRRMEQEDRITHYLEKGYTQTDIKELLLEDEREQRVGREISEIVESIKELHTVFEGLNSLVVDQGSALDRIDVAIQQTRTSVADGVTMLKDARNNSSSCTLM, encoded by the coding sequence CAATCATTGCCATATGTATCATCAATTGCGGTTGATTCAAATGTCGAAACCGTTGGTTGTGGTAACCCTCCCTGGTGTCGTGCAGTGGAGGGATTTTCTGCACTTGAGCGAACTGTTCGGGAGAAGCTGAAACGTCTCTTCGAGCGACAATACGAGTTTCTTCAACCCAAATTTGTGtccgatgaggaggaggagaacaTGAAGCAGGGAGAAATTGGCAAGGAGGCGCAAGAGGTGCAGAAACTGTTGAAAGAATTAGAACGGATGGTTTCAGGATGTGACCTCCACCGACGCGCGCCCAGTGAGGATGAGCGAAGGGTTTCTTGTAATGTCAAGAGATACCTCTCGCTTCATCTCTTGGAACTTACTCAAATGTTCAGGGGAGGGCAAATATTATTCGCAACAAAGTTGAAGCAGCGAGAAGAGAAGGTGAATCGATATAAGTTGATTGGCTCACCGGAGGCACACAGGCGGATGGAGCAGGAAGATCGAATAACGCACTATCTCGAAAAGGGTTATACGCAAACAGATATTAAAGAGCTTCTACTCGAGGATGAGCGTGAGCAGCGCGTCGGTCGAGAAATTAGCGAAATCGTCGAAAGCATTAAGGAACTTCATACCGTGTTTGAGGGCCTTAACTCGTTGGTAGTTGACCAGGGTTCTGCCTTAGACCGTATTGATGTTGCCATTCAACAGACGAGAACTAGTGTGGCTGATGGCGTCACTATGTTGAAAGACGCACGAAACAATTCGAGCAGTTGTACACTAATGTAA